The genomic segment CGACTCAACTGGATGCGAGATGAATTGTATCCAATTTTAAAACAGTCATTAGACATAAAGGGTGAAATAGATTTGCGAATATTAATTTCACAAGCCCTTCAGATGGGAGATGAATGTCATAACCGGAACAAAGCATTCACATCACTTTTCCTTCGCGAAATCGCTCCAGCAATTGCACGGACTGATTTTTCAAACGAACAAAAGGCAAAAGTTCTTGAATTCATACATACGAACGACCATTTCGGCTTAAATCTATCCATGCCCGCGAGCAAATCTATTATGGAAGCGGCTGAGGGGATCGAAAATTCTACTATTGTTACAACGATGGCACGCAATGGAACTGAATTCGGAATTCGTGTTGCCGGATCAAAAGGCAAATGGTTTACTGCTAAATCGCCAAAAGTGCGAGGATTATATTTCCCCGGTTACACAGAAAACGATGCTGCGCTTGACCTTGGCGATTCGGTGATTACCGAGACGACAGGAATCGGCGGGTTTGCTATGGCTTGTGCACCAGCGATTGTTGGTTTCGTCGGTGGCAAAGCTTCGGATGCTCTTGATTATTCAGAACAAATGTATCAAATAACATTATCGGAGAGTAAACATTTTCAAATTCCTGCTTTGAATTTTCGAGGAACAGCTACGGGCATCGACATACGCAAGGTAATCGAAACCGGAATCTTACCGATAATTAACACAGGCATTGCTCACAAAAACGCGGGTGTCGGGCAAGTCGGTGCCGGACTTGTTAATCCTCCAATGGAGTGTTTCGAAAAAGCATTACAAAATTTTAAAAAATAAAAAACCTAAAACGAACTAAAGGAAACAAAATGAAAATAATTGATTTAACACAACGACTATCAATATTAACACCGGCTTGGCCCACTTATGAGCCATTGAAAGTTCATTTCTTTAAACGACTTTCATCTAACGGTGCGAACGGACAAATCATCAGCACAAGTAATCACATCGGAACGCACATGGATGGCGAAATCCATTTTCACACTGCCGGCAGAACTATCGGTAATCAGCCGATTGAGGACTTTGTCGGTGCCGGGGTAGTCGTTGACATTTCCGACATAATGGGAGATTACGATATTTACACATCGAAGATGCTGATGGAGCGGGCTGATATTCGCAAAGGCGATATCTTGATCATAAATACAGGCTACCATAAATATTCGTGGGACCAGCCAGAAGCAAACGAGATACGATATTTCTGTAAACATCCTGGTCCTGCAAGCGAGTTTGTTGAGTGGTGCGAAAAAATGCAATTCAAATGGATTGGTGTTGACTGCGGAAGCGCCGACCATCCGATGAATACGATTATCAGAAAATGGTCGGAAGATTTATAC from the Bacteroidota bacterium genome contains:
- a CDS encoding cyclase family protein; the encoded protein is MKIIDLTQRLSILTPAWPTYEPLKVHFFKRLSSNGANGQIISTSNHIGTHMDGEIHFHTAGRTIGNQPIEDFVGAGVVVDISDIMGDYDIYTSKMLMERADIRKGDILIINTGYHKYSWDQPEANEIRYFCKHPGPASEFVEWCEKMQFKWIGVDCGSADHPMNTIIRKWSEDLYGLATEASEHMKKKYGKTLEELFPKKDYQQMHFKLFPKKIIHAENVGGDINKLSNQRTHIGAFPWRAIELESCICRIVAFPDIKE
- a CDS encoding DUF1116 domain-containing protein codes for the protein MLQKIKELFSNNISVINLGIESFSTDLQSQNVKSIHVRWKPPASGNQELINLLSALYTDEVESANLKVLEIIANGHPKLIGLGIAKEVIPNFTEKTILHAGPPVTWKNMCGPMRGAVIGGLIYEGLAKEVNDAEKIASTEITFSPCHHFRTVGPMAGIVTASMPVWIVKNDAYGNFAYATMNEGLGKVLRFGAYGAEVIQRLNWMRDELYPILKQSLDIKGEIDLRILISQALQMGDECHNRNKAFTSLFLREIAPAIARTDFSNEQKAKVLEFIHTNDHFGLNLSMPASKSIMEAAEGIENSTIVTTMARNGTEFGIRVAGSKGKWFTAKSPKVRGLYFPGYTENDAALDLGDSVITETTGIGGFAMACAPAIVGFVGGKASDALDYSEQMYQITLSESKHFQIPALNFRGTATGIDIRKVIETGILPIINTGIAHKNAGVGQVGAGLVNPPMECFEKALQNFKK